Proteins from a single region of Antechinus flavipes isolate AdamAnt ecotype Samford, QLD, Australia chromosome 2, AdamAnt_v2, whole genome shotgun sequence:
- the LOC127546448 gene encoding zinc finger protein 34-like: GKVFSKSSQLSGHHRIHSGEEPSNKCNICGKTFRKSSQLILHPKIHTREKSFKCNYCEKAFYRSFRLTQHQRIHTGEKTYKCNDCEKTFHRRSKLTQHERIHSGVKPYKCKDCGKAFHQSSGLTQHQTIHTGEKPFKCNDCGKVFCRSSKLIQHQRIHTGEKPYKCKDCGKDFHQSSQLALHQRIHTGEKPFKCNDCGKAFHHRVNCTPENSYWKEALQM, translated from the coding sequence GGGAAGGTCTTCAGCAAGAGTTCACAGTTAAGCGGGCATCATAGAATTCATTCTGGAGAAGAGCCTTCCAATAAATGTAATATTTGTGGGAAGACTTTTCGAAAGAGTTCACAGTTAATTCTGCATCCGAAAATTCATACCAGAGAGAAATCTTTCAAATGTAATTATTGTGAGAAGGCCTTCTACCGAAGTTTCAGGTTAactcaacatcagagaattcatactggagaaaaaactTACAAATGTAATGATTGCGAGAAGACCTTCCACCGGAGGTCAAAATTAACTCAGCATGAGAGAATTCATTCTGGAGtaaagccttataaatgtaaagaTTGTGGGAAGGCCTTCCACCAAAGTTCAGGATTAACTCAACATCAGActattcatactggagaaaagcctTTTAAATGTAATGATTGTGGGAAGGTCTTCTGTCGAAGTTCAAAATTAattcaacatcagagaattcataccggagagaagccttataaatgtaaagaTTGTGGGAAGGACTTCCACCAGAGTTCACAGTTAGCTCTACATcaaagaattcacactggagagaagccttttaAATGTAATGATTGTGGAA